The genomic region TTCCAGGCCGATGATCGCCACGATCGCGCCCATAGCTGCCGGCGGAAAGATGACGTCGATCCAATCAGTGCCCACCATACGCACGATCTGGGATACCAGTATGAAAAACAGACCGAAAGCGATAAAACCGCCTTGAGCCGCCGCATAGCCACCCAGCTCCGGAATGGCCAGAATTGCGAAAACCGGTGAAATAAAAGCGAAGCTGGAACCCAGATAGGCCGGTATTCTGCCTTTGGATACAATAAGATAGATAAGAGTGCCGATACCATTGAAGAGCAGCGACGTAGCCGGATTTACCTTGAACAAAAACGGCACCAGCACTGTCGCGCCAAACATAGCAAATAAATGCTGCAAACTCAGGGGAATGCCTTGTAAAACAGGAACTTTTTCTTCAACCTGGATCA from Acetonema longum DSM 6540 harbors:
- a CDS encoding solute carrier family 23 protein; the encoded protein is MERRMIQVEEKVPVLQGIPLSLQHLFAMFGATVLVPFLFKVNPATSLLFNGIGTLIYLIVSKGRIPAYLGSSFAFISPVFAILAIPELGGYAAAQGGFIAFGLFFILVSQIVRMVGTDWIDVIFPPAAMGAIVAIIGLE